A genome region from Hymenobacter tibetensis includes the following:
- a CDS encoding NADPH-dependent F420 reductase, which yields MNIGIIGAGHIGSALAVRLTSLGHSVYIANSRGPETLTDLAEKTGATPVTAKEAARHGEIIVVTIPLNKIPDLPKDLFEGVPASVPVIDTSNYYPLLRDGQIPELESGELTESEWVQQHLGRPVLKVFNNIFAANLENNGQPAGTPDRIALLVAGDDAAAKQQAMALVEELGFDALDGGSLHESWRQQPGSPLYCTDLPAAEVQQHLASLGTEYTPAQHVQFAANQAASEKQLQAQGVKL from the coding sequence ATGAACATTGGAATCATTGGGGCCGGCCATATCGGCAGCGCCCTGGCCGTCCGGCTCACCAGCCTCGGCCACTCGGTTTACATTGCCAACTCCCGCGGCCCCGAAACCCTAACGGACCTAGCCGAAAAAACCGGCGCTACCCCCGTCACGGCCAAGGAAGCGGCCCGCCACGGCGAAATCATTGTGGTAACCATTCCACTGAATAAAATCCCTGACCTGCCCAAAGACTTGTTCGAAGGCGTGCCCGCCAGCGTACCAGTCATTGACACGAGCAACTACTACCCCCTGTTGCGCGACGGCCAAATTCCGGAGCTGGAAAGCGGCGAGTTAACCGAAAGCGAATGGGTGCAGCAGCACCTGGGCCGCCCGGTGCTGAAAGTGTTCAACAACATCTTCGCCGCCAACCTTGAAAACAACGGCCAACCCGCCGGCACGCCCGACCGCATTGCACTATTGGTGGCTGGCGACGATGCCGCTGCCAAGCAGCAAGCAATGGCCCTCGTCGAGGAACTAGGCTTTGACGCCTTGGACGGCGGTAGCCTGCACGAGTCATGGCGCCAGCAACCAGGCTCGCCGCTGTACTGCACCGATTTACCGGCTGCCGAAGTACAGCAGCATTTAGCTAGCCTTGGTACTGAGTACACGCCCGCGCAGCACGTTCAATTCGCAGCCAACCAAGCCGCGTCAGAAAAACAATTGCAGGCGCAAGGCGTCAAGCTGTAA